From uncultured Fibrobacter sp.:
AATATAATGGCATTCACAGCGAACGCAGCGACCATAAGTATATCTCCCGTGTGCGCACCAAGCGTTCCAGGCAGCGCAGGGCACAGTTTTCCGGCCAAAGCAAGCGCGCCGCCAGCGACAATAGCCGCCGCAACGAACCTCGGCTTGGCCCTAAGCCCGAGAAGCCCCCATAATATAGGGACAGTGAACGCGCCCGCATATACAGCAAGCGCAAGCAGCAACGTGCCGATGATGTCGGTAAATACAAGCGCAAGCAACAGCGCCACGATACCGTTCAAAAGAATCACGATGCGCGCACGCGCAACGCCCGCCGAGCGCTTCTCTACGCCGAACAGCCCGCAAATGATTACGGAACTGCTGAGAAGCGTAGTGTCGGCACTGCTCAAGACAACGCTGAGCAAGGCAAGTGCAAACAACGGAATGAGAAACGGCGGCAATACTTTGTCTGCAATAGCAGTGATACGCGCGCCAGACACATCGCCAAGCCCAGCACCATACACAGCCAAGAAGCCAATGACGAACGCAACCGGGATAAGCGTACAAGCCGCAAACGCAATGCCCTTCTTCGCCGTGGCCACGTCCTTCGCGCAGAACATGCGGCTAAAAATGTCGGGACCCGCCGTGTACGTAGTGCCGTAAGTAAGCACCAGCAAGAACAAGTCGAACGGAGAGAAGTTTGTACTAAACGGGAACGCCGGAGCAGAAGAACCGCTCAAGAGACTATCCGCAAAGCCGACCGACGGCCCGCCCACGCCGAACAGCGCAAACCCCGCCACAAGCAACAACCCGGCAATAATCAGGCAAGCCTGGAAAAAGTCTGTACGCAAAATCGAAAGCTGCCCGCCCGCAAGCGTGTAACCCGTAAAGACAGCCGCCGCCACAATCGCCGCAGTAGTGTAGCCCATAGGAGTAAAAGTCATCAGGAGCTTTGCCGCCGCAATAATCTGGGCCGCGACAATGCCCGTCCACGCAACAGGAATCACGACGGAGGCCACCAAACGCGGACCCTTACCGTAGAGATTCTCCACCAAATCCGGAAGCGCATACTTTCCGTGACTATACGCGCGGCCCGCAAAAGGAATCAGAGCCAAGAGCCCGAGCGCCCCCACGAGCATGAACCAGCTGGCAGCCCCGCCAAGCCTTGCGCCGGAATCCACCGCACCGATCACCGCCGACCCGCCGAGAATCGTCGCGACGAGACTCCCCGCCACCGCCTTGGCCGACGCGCCCTTGCGCGCCACGAAGAAATCAGGAACATCCTTGACACGCCGCGCACTGCGAACCGCAATCAATAAAAGGAACACGAGATAGACAATCAAGGCAATAGTCATAAGAATCTCCCTTTTGCAAGAAATATGCAAAAATTCCAGCGCTCCTCGCAAAAAAAGCTATAGATTAATACATAGAAACAATATGAAACGATATATATGCACCACCCTGTTTGCCGCTGCGGCCACCTTCGCACAATCCGCGCAAGGGGCCAGCGACACCGTCTCGTTTGTCGACTTCGAAAACCGCGAAGTCGGCGTGTACGGCAATGCAGAAGCAAAAGAAGACTTCAAGCGCAACGACTACGACAAAAGTTGGTGGTACGCCATGGACAAGAACAATGGCGAAAATTCCAAAATCGTGTACGACGGCGAAGAACACGGCAACGTACTGCAACTCAAGTACCCCAAAGGCTGCGTGGGCCCGAGTGACAACGACACCCCTGCCTGCGCCGCGCAAATCATCCAGCCGCTCGTGAAAACCGCCGATACCATGTGGAGCGCCTACGACATATTCTTCGAAGACGGATTTGAATTCCAGCTGGGCGGCAAACTCCCCGGCCTATGCGGCGGAAAGTGCTACACCGGCAACGCCCTCCCCGAAACCGGCGACGGCTGGAGCGCACGCATCATGTGGCGCAAAGACGGCAACGCCGTGCAGCTCATCTATTTCATGGGGCAAAGCTCCGAATACGGCGACGATTTCAAGTGGGACCTGAACGGCACCATCACGCAAAAGCAGTTCACCACCGGCACGTGGCACCGCATTGTGAACAAGGTAAGCATGAATACCATAACCGCGCCCGGCAACGGCGACAAGAACGGCCGCGTGCAGGCATGGCTCGACGGCGAACCCGTACTCGACGTAGACACGCTCAGGCTCCGCGACTACGACACCGTGAAAGTCGACAAGTTCTACCTCTCCACCTTCCACGGCGGAAGCAGCGCCGAATGGGCCCCCACCCACGACTGCTTTATACGATTCGACAACTTCACCGTTTCGACGGACTCAATTGCTGTTACAGCAAGCGCTGCCGACACCAGCGAGACCTGCGGAGGCGAAAACTGCGGCCAAGGCACGGACCGCATCTGGACGCAACAGCAGGACCACTTTATGCAATGGCAATACCGCGCGGGAATAACGCCGGCAAGAACAGCACCCGCCAAAATGTTCCGCATCAACGGAAGCCGCCTCGGCGAGAAGAAAGCGAATTACGAAGTGAAGGTGGGAAGATAGGACCTAGTTACATTTCAACTGAAGATCCTTTAATTCTTCTTTATATTCCGCACCATCTTGTCGAAATCGGAATCAATCTTTTGCGTACGATTGAAAATATCGTATTCACCAAAAGCCTTTTCATCCGCCTGGTCCCTACTGATCTTCCCGTTGCCATCGAGAATGTCGTATTTTCTGAATTCAAGGAACTCATTCACGCTGGCAGCAAACTGCTGCATGTTGAATGGAATTTCGCGTTCAATCAAGTCTTCGATATAGTCAAAGTAGCCGCTCACCGCCCGCTCTAGCTGGCGAATCTGCTTTTCCGACAGATAATTCTTGGCAATATTCACATCGCTTTTCAGCACACGACCATTCGGCGAATTTTTCCAGGTAGTCAAGCCCATATGGTCTTTTTTATGGTCAGCTCGTTCATACACAATTTCTGCCGCAGTCTGGCCCGTAATTGCGTAATGGAACTTGTTCTGGACGGTAGCAAAAAACTTTTTCGTTATTTCGGAATCCTTACTGTAATCTATAGAGCATTCCGCAAAAATATCCGTTATCTGCTGCCAAATGCGACGTTCGCTCGCACGGATAGAGCGAACCCTTTCCAAAAGTTCCTTGAAATAGTCCTTACCAAAAACCGCCTTGCCTTGCTTAAGCCGTTCGTCATCCAGAACAAAGCCTTTTTTTATGTATTCCTTCAGGATTCCCGTTGCCCAAATGCGGAATTTCGTCGCTTTTGCAGAATTTACGCGGTAGCCCACAGAAATGATCGCATCGAGATTGTAGAAGGATACATTGCGCTTTACAGAACGAGAACCCTCTTTTTGAACTACCGAGATTTCCTCGGTAGTTCGATTTTTTTCCAACTCTCCGCTTTCATAAACATTTTTCAAATGCAATCCAATGTTATCAGCAGAGCAATCAAACAGCTCGCTCATCGCCTTTTGCGTCAGCCAAATGGTTTCGTCCTTGACCAAAGCCATGACCTTGACATCTTCTTCTGGACTGCTATAAAGAATATATGATATTTGTTTGGCCAATTCGTTTGACATTACAAACCCTCTTTTCTCTAAATATACATTCCCGCTAAGACATATTTTGACATTTCGATTTTATTTGGAATGGGAGGAGCCTCTACCCAAACCTCCAGGTACTTTTTCAGCGTAGCAGCGACTCGAAGTTTTTTTGCGTATTCCGTAAGTTTAGGGAGGTTCCTGCCGGGGCGACGTAGATATGTCCTGAGGATTTCGGCACACACGTCCAACCCGATTTTATTGCGGTATTTGATGGCATCGCAAACAGACCGTTCCAAATCAGTGATATGAACATTGTGCCCGTGGACCTCCGCCTGTACAGTTCCAAATTCAAGCAAATGATCCGACCAGTAATACAGCGTTATCGGAGGGAATTCGGGCAGTACAAGTTTGCGCTTGCGAGGAATTGCGACGCAAAACGCATTCGGAACTTGCGTAGAAAGCTCATAATGTTCCCACGCCGAGTACATGCAAACCACACCGCCAGGAATAAGAACATCCATATCGAGCATCGTATCTGCCAACGAGACGGGTTCCGCAAACACACCCGGACGCAGGCGAAGCAGTTCGCCCGCCTGAACCTTTTGCAAGGTTTGGTGATATTGGTAGACGCTCATGTTGTCGCGAAGCATGAACCCTTCCGTGTGGCGAATTTCCTTTCCATCATATTTGGGCATATTCATAATATAACAAATCTACGGCACTTTTGCAAATATGCCGTAGAAAATTACCATTTTATCGATAGCAATGCGTATTGTTGAGATTTAGTCCATTTTCAACATTGCCTTTTGTTGGAAGTGATGTAATAAGGGTATATTTCATATTAAATATGAGGCCGACAATGAAATTGAAGCTCCTGTCCATATTGTTCCTTTTGGGATGTTCACTTTCGTGGGCGTACAGCCTTCAGTACCATCCCCTATTGCTGAAGGTCAGCGACAAGAAGGGCAAGACCCTGGCAAAAGCGCTGGACGAAGTTTACGGGGACAAGATCAAAGTCAAGGACGGACGCTGCTACTTCTTCGAGAAGCAATCCAAAACGGCGAAGAAGCCGGCATCGTGATCCAGGAAAGTGAATCCGGCAAAATCGTCATACAGGAAAGCCGGTAATATGATAACGATTCTCTTCATTTTAGCTGCGATTGTCTTTTGCATGTGGTTCTTCCAGAACCAGATTGTCGGGCATATCGGCGAGAACTATACGGCAAACAACATCAAGTCCGTAAGCAAGGGGATTATCTTTAAAGACGTCTATGTGGACGGGAGTCACGGGGTTCAGCAAATCGACATCATCGCCGTAACCGAGAAGGGCGTCCTCATCGTAGAAAAGAAAACGTACATCGGGCTGATTGTCGGCAGCGCCTACGACAAGCAATGGACAGTAATCGTGAACTGGGGAAAAAAGAAGTTCTCGATGAAAAATCCTCACCACCAGAACTACGGGCACATCCAGGCGTTGTGCGAAAAGTTCCCGAAACTGAAGGACAAGTTCATCGACCTCGTGATTTTCGGGAACAACGCAAAGATGGGCGACAGAATCCCCGAAGGGACCATCCGCGACAAGGATTTTGAGAGGTACTACAAGAGCTTGCCTGCAAGACTAAACCCGACCGAAATAGAAGCGATTGCACGGGATATTGCTTCGCTCAACGCAGACCGAGCAAGGCTAAAGGCGATGCACAAGGAAAAGATTAAGGGGATGAAGAGGGGGTAAAAAGCCCTTCAATGCTATTTTTCACTATTTGTCCCAAAATACTTGACTTTTGTCCCAAGATTATTTATATTGATGAGCAAGGTAGGTCAAGTCCATGAAAAAGAAGAATATTATCAATCTGATTCGCTATTACGCCGAAAAAAACGATCCCGCTTTCCGCGAGGAGGCATACGAAATTGCCCGGGATTTTGATGCTAGCGGCGATTTCCAGCTTTCAGAATACATCATGGCCCTTATGTCGAGCGCGAACGCCTTTGTGCCACAGATGCACGAAGACCAGATGACCTTTTTCAAGAAAATGAGCCCTTCTCAAGAATCGCTCCCACTCCCCACTTCCATCGAAAAAGACATTCTCGGAATCATCAACGCCATCCAGCGGAACATGGGCATCAACAAATTCCTGTTCCAGGGAGCCCCCGGAACGGGCAAGACCGAATCTGTCCGGCAAATCGCTCGCATCTTGGAACGCGACCTGTTCTGCGTGGATTTCGACACCATCATCGACAGCAAACTCGGCCAGACGCAAAAGAACATCGCCGCACTTTTCGACGAGCTGAACCACTTTGCACACCCAGAAAAAATCCTCGTGCTGTTTGACGAAATTGACGCCATCGCACTTGACAGAACCAATTCGCAAGACCTTCGCGAAATGGGCCGCGCCACATCGGCAATCCTCAAAGGCTTCGACAACCTCAACGAGCAAATCACCATCATTGCAACGACAAACCTTTTCAAGCATTTTGACAAGGCGCTCTCCCGCCGTTTCGATTCCATTGTTGATTTCAACCGATACACGCAAGACGACCTGCAAGAAATTGCAGAATCCATTTTGAATAATTTCCTGACCAAGTTCAAGATAGCAGGACGCAACACAAGATTGTTCTTTAAAATCATCAGCAAAAACGGAAGTCTCCCCAATCCCGGCGAACTCAAAAACATCATCAAGACTGCTGTCGCATTCAGCGATGCAAGTATCGAATGCGATTACCTTAGACGCCTGTACGAAAAATTCATTGGGCACATTCCTAGCGACCTGCAACAATTGCAAGAACAAGGCTTCACCGTCCGCGAAATTGAAATACTTTCCGGTGTATCCAAAAGTCAGGTCGCCAGAGCTCTACAAGGAGATAAATAATGAATGATGTTCTCCTTTTAAAAGGGCGATTTGAACACGCTCAAAATCCAACAAAACCAGGGGCTCCAAAGCTCCCCAGTAAAGGTTCTGTTTCGGCAGAGCACGTCGGCTCATTAATCCAAGGACTAAAAATAGAACAATCAAGATGGTTGCATGACTCAACGCTGCCCAAAGCCTTGTTAGACGTTCACTATAATCGTATTATCGCCAAAAGCAACCGTATGCGGAATATTTTCGCATTTGACTGCGACGAACATATTGTGGGCGCAAAATTTGACAAGACAAAGACGAAACACATTATCACCTATTGTTTTGACAAAGACGAATTCACCAAGGCAATAGAACGCCTTGACGATTGCCAAAAAATCATTGAAAATAATTTCGGAGGCGAAGTCACTGCTGAAGATTTAGAGCAATTGTCTACGGGCACTTGGCCAATTAAAGTCATGTCCAAAACGATGTTTATGCAGTGCGTCAAAGACTGCTTTTATATAAGCCACTTCGCAAAGGACAGAGCACCTAAAATATTAGACGAGACATCGCTCATTTCCATCTATGATATAGGCGAAGATACCACTGATTTATTGAGAGGTTTCGGCATTGTTATAACCAATGACAGAATTATCAACGGAACCACACTGCAATTATTGCCACACGAAGTGAATATCTTGAACAACAAAGCACCATACCTTATTGCGATGGTTGTTTCTGATATTTCTAAATACACTAAGGATGACTTTGAGACAACAGAAGGCGTAATGCCCCATATTGCAGAACCGACAAACGAACCGATTATCGGTGTTATCGATACAGTATTCGACACAGGTGCCTATTTTTCGAAATGGGTCGACTATGTCAATATGGTTCCCGACGAAATTGACATCAAGAAAGAAGACTCTGAACACGGAACCACCGTCTCTTCGATTATCGTAGATGGTCCGGCACTCAATCCAGAACTTGATGACGGTTGCGGCCGCTTTCGTGTTAAACATTTTGGTGTTCTTGCCGGGAGTGTCGGCAGTACATTTACCATACTAAAAGCCATCAAGCAGATAGTCTCCGAAAACAAGAACATCAAAGTTTGGAACCTTTCGCTCGGTTCAAAACAAGAAATCCCGGAAAACTACATTTCTCCCGAAGCAGCCATTCTCGATAAAATCCAATACGAAAATGACGTAACATTCATTATCGCAGGAACAAACAAGGATGTCAGCGAACAAGGGGAAAAGCGAATCGGCGCACCGGCGGATTCCATCAATTCTATTGTTGTAAATTCGGTAGACTTTGAAAGAAAACCGGCTTCTTACACGCGTACAGGGCCCGTCCTTTCTTTCTACAATAAACCGGACATATGCTATTACGGTGGCGACTATAAGAAAAAGATTGCCGCGTTCGGCCCCAAGGGCAAAACGCTCGTTTCTGGAACATCTTATGCCGCCCCCTGGATTGCCCGCAAAATGGCCTACCTGATTTATGTCATGGGATTGCGCCGTGAAGTCGCCAAG
This genomic window contains:
- a CDS encoding S8 family peptidase; this translates as MNDVLLLKGRFEHAQNPTKPGAPKLPSKGSVSAEHVGSLIQGLKIEQSRWLHDSTLPKALLDVHYNRIIAKSNRMRNIFAFDCDEHIVGAKFDKTKTKHIITYCFDKDEFTKAIERLDDCQKIIENNFGGEVTAEDLEQLSTGTWPIKVMSKTMFMQCVKDCFYISHFAKDRAPKILDETSLISIYDIGEDTTDLLRGFGIVITNDRIINGTTLQLLPHEVNILNNKAPYLIAMVVSDISKYTKDDFETTEGVMPHIAEPTNEPIIGVIDTVFDTGAYFSKWVDYVNMVPDEIDIKKEDSEHGTTVSSIIVDGPALNPELDDGCGRFRVKHFGVLAGSVGSTFTILKAIKQIVSENKNIKVWNLSLGSKQEIPENYISPEAAILDKIQYENDVTFIIAGTNKDVSEQGEKRIGAPADSINSIVVNSVDFERKPASYTRTGPVLSFYNKPDICYYGGDYKKKIAAFGPKGKTLVSGTSYAAPWIARKMAYLIYVMGLRREVAKALLIDSAAGWDPNEETSIKIGYGLVPRRIEDIIRSKDDEIRFILTEKTKEYCTYNYGIPIPIANGTHPFVAKATLCYYPNCERNQGVDYTNTEMELRFGRINDRGKVQSLKGNKEEPEEIEDLYDFTEEHVRRYFRKWDNIKYISDHLTSRSKPRKVYANANGNWGIKLTTMNRLRQNDGEGLPFGVVITLKELSGRNRIDEFIQQCSLRGWLVSRVNVQNLMEVYNKAEEEVEWK
- a CDS encoding ATP-binding protein; this translates as MKKKNIINLIRYYAEKNDPAFREEAYEIARDFDASGDFQLSEYIMALMSSANAFVPQMHEDQMTFFKKMSPSQESLPLPTSIEKDILGIINAIQRNMGINKFLFQGAPGTGKTESVRQIARILERDLFCVDFDTIIDSKLGQTQKNIAALFDELNHFAHPEKILVLFDEIDAIALDRTNSQDLREMGRATSAILKGFDNLNEQITIIATTNLFKHFDKALSRRFDSIVDFNRYTQDDLQEIAESILNNFLTKFKIAGRNTRLFFKIISKNGSLPNPGELKNIIKTAVAFSDASIECDYLRRLYEKFIGHIPSDLQQLQEQGFTVREIEILSGVSKSQVARALQGDK
- a CDS encoding nuclease-related domain-containing protein, which gives rise to MITILFILAAIVFCMWFFQNQIVGHIGENYTANNIKSVSKGIIFKDVYVDGSHGVQQIDIIAVTEKGVLIVEKKTYIGLIVGSAYDKQWTVIVNWGKKKFSMKNPHHQNYGHIQALCEKFPKLKDKFIDLVIFGNNAKMGDRIPEGTIRDKDFERYYKSLPARLNPTEIEAIARDIASLNADRARLKAMHKEKIKGMKRG
- a CDS encoding virulence RhuM family protein — its product is MSNELAKQISYILYSSPEEDVKVMALVKDETIWLTQKAMSELFDCSADNIGLHLKNVYESGELEKNRTTEEISVVQKEGSRSVKRNVSFYNLDAIISVGYRVNSAKATKFRIWATGILKEYIKKGFVLDDERLKQGKAVFGKDYFKELLERVRSIRASERRIWQQITDIFAECSIDYSKDSEITKKFFATVQNKFHYAITGQTAAEIVYERADHKKDHMGLTTWKNSPNGRVLKSDVNIAKNYLSEKQIRQLERAVSGYFDYIEDLIEREIPFNMQQFAASVNEFLEFRKYDILDGNGKISRDQADEKAFGEYDIFNRTQKIDSDFDKMVRNIKKN
- a CDS encoding polysaccharide lyase, whose translation is MKRYICTTLFAAAATFAQSAQGASDTVSFVDFENREVGVYGNAEAKEDFKRNDYDKSWWYAMDKNNGENSKIVYDGEEHGNVLQLKYPKGCVGPSDNDTPACAAQIIQPLVKTADTMWSAYDIFFEDGFEFQLGGKLPGLCGGKCYTGNALPETGDGWSARIMWRKDGNAVQLIYFMGQSSEYGDDFKWDLNGTITQKQFTTGTWHRIVNKVSMNTITAPGNGDKNGRVQAWLDGEPVLDVDTLRLRDYDTVKVDKFYLSTFHGGSSAEWAPTHDCFIRFDNFTVSTDSIAVTASAADTSETCGGENCGQGTDRIWTQQQDHFMQWQYRAGITPARTAPAKMFRINGSRLGEKKANYEVKVGR